A single region of the Chitinophaga niabensis genome encodes:
- a CDS encoding Ldh family oxidoreductase, protein MEQVFPYEHLHAFTRDVFIKMGCSPEHAELASTVLLSADLRGIDSHGVARLSGYIRLWEAGRINAKPDLKIVHETPSTAVVDGDSGLGLVVAPFAMQVAIGKAKIAGTGWVSVRNSNHFGIAGYHAMMALQQDMIGMAMTNASPLVAPTFATERMLGTNPIAVAIPANQQPAFVADFATTTAANGKLEILQRKEQEAPLGWIQDKHGAPSTNPNELKSGGALLPLGGDREHGSHKGYCLGSVVDIFSAVLSGANYGPWAPPFVSFLPLPPDPVGKGLGHFFGAMRVDAFRPADEFKDHMDKWIGRFRSAETVEGEEKVLIPGDPEREMEADRRVTGVPLLDPVVRDLSEIAMRFKIDF, encoded by the coding sequence ATGGAACAGGTTTTTCCCTACGAACATCTCCACGCTTTTACCCGGGACGTTTTTATAAAAATGGGCTGTTCCCCCGAGCATGCGGAACTGGCCTCCACGGTATTGCTTTCTGCTGATCTCAGGGGTATAGATTCTCATGGCGTGGCACGCCTTTCCGGTTACATCCGTCTCTGGGAAGCAGGCCGTATTAACGCCAAACCGGACCTCAAGATCGTTCACGAAACTCCCAGCACGGCTGTGGTGGATGGAGATAGCGGCCTTGGCCTGGTAGTGGCCCCTTTTGCCATGCAGGTGGCCATCGGTAAAGCTAAGATAGCGGGTACCGGTTGGGTAAGTGTCCGTAATTCCAATCACTTCGGCATTGCAGGTTATCACGCTATGATGGCCCTGCAGCAGGATATGATCGGGATGGCCATGACCAATGCCAGCCCCCTCGTAGCACCCACTTTTGCCACGGAACGTATGCTGGGTACCAATCCCATTGCTGTGGCCATCCCGGCTAATCAGCAACCGGCCTTTGTAGCGGATTTTGCCACCACCACGGCTGCCAACGGTAAGCTGGAAATATTACAAAGAAAAGAACAGGAAGCCCCGCTGGGCTGGATCCAGGATAAACATGGTGCCCCCAGCACAAATCCTAATGAGCTCAAAAGCGGCGGGGCTTTGCTACCCCTGGGAGGCGACCGGGAACATGGGAGCCACAAAGGATATTGTCTCGGATCTGTGGTAGATATTTTTTCTGCCGTACTTTCGGGCGCAAATTATGGCCCATGGGCGCCGCCATTCGTTAGTTTCTTACCTTTGCCGCCCGATCCGGTGGGTAAAGGACTGGGACATTTCTTCGGAGCCATGCGGGTAGACGCTTTCAGGCCGGCAGACGAGTTTAAGGACCATATGGATAAATGGATCGGCAGGTTCAGAAGCGCCGAAACGGTGGAAGGAGAAGAAAAAGTACTGATCCCCGGCGATCCGGAAAGGGAAATGGAAGCAGATAGGAGAGTAACTGGAGTTCCATTACTGGACCCTGTAGTAAGGGACCTCTCCGAAATAGCCATGAGATTTAAAATCGATTTTTAA
- a CDS encoding SusD/RagB family nutrient-binding outer membrane lipoprotein, with protein sequence MKKLLYIGILSATLISAPACKDFGDLNVSPNSATGPVTSALLTNSLAYFGSGRSMTVTYAFDVRFLNEGAMYAQYTSQTQYPDESQYSVTARGWSQFYAGPLEDLTNIIKYNTDADKKGLATVTSGGSNNNQIAIARILRVYYFALLTDQWGDIPYTEALSETPTPKYDTQKDIYTDLFKELKEAMAQFDNGAAVKGDILFSGDAAQWKRFANTFRMIMALRLSKRNTDMGNLPKTEFAAALADPAGIIDANSKNVIMKWPGSSFKNPWFQMYDGRSDYAISNTLADTLGAYNDPRVNVFADPLTGGVIKPVPYGLTRQLLIEWSALNPVYSKVGRNITGQTSPDYVITAAQVLLSRAEAATLGWTAENAGQLYNDAIKASWEQWGVFTQAAYDAYIANPKTSWAAGETPRKLGTQKWIALYPNGWEGWAEWRRSGFPALKPTIYAVNSSKQIPRRYAYPVNEATLNEPAYKEAVARQGADTHDTRVWWDKQ encoded by the coding sequence ATGAAAAAACTACTTTATATAGGAATACTGAGCGCCACATTGATCAGCGCACCGGCCTGCAAGGATTTTGGAGACCTGAACGTTTCCCCGAACTCTGCCACCGGGCCTGTTACATCCGCACTCTTAACTAACTCACTCGCCTATTTTGGCAGCGGCAGAAGTATGACTGTTACCTATGCATTTGATGTACGTTTTTTAAATGAAGGTGCCATGTATGCACAGTATACTTCACAAACACAGTATCCGGATGAATCACAATATTCGGTTACAGCAAGAGGCTGGTCGCAATTTTACGCAGGCCCCCTGGAAGATCTCACCAATATTATTAAGTATAATACAGATGCTGATAAAAAAGGATTGGCAACAGTTACTTCCGGCGGCTCTAATAATAACCAGATAGCCATTGCCAGGATCCTGAGGGTATATTACTTTGCGCTGCTTACAGATCAGTGGGGAGATATACCTTACACGGAAGCATTGTCCGAAACACCAACACCTAAGTACGATACCCAGAAAGATATCTATACAGATCTTTTCAAAGAACTAAAAGAAGCAATGGCGCAGTTCGACAATGGTGCTGCCGTGAAAGGAGATATCCTGTTCAGTGGCGATGCTGCACAATGGAAACGTTTTGCCAATACTTTCCGGATGATCATGGCCCTCCGCCTCTCCAAAAGGAATACAGATATGGGCAATCTTCCTAAAACTGAATTTGCCGCAGCACTGGCAGATCCTGCAGGGATCATAGATGCCAACAGCAAGAACGTGATCATGAAATGGCCGGGCAGTTCTTTTAAAAACCCCTGGTTCCAGATGTACGATGGCCGTTCTGATTACGCTATCTCCAATACGCTGGCAGATACCCTGGGCGCTTACAACGATCCCCGTGTGAATGTGTTTGCAGATCCCCTGACCGGTGGTGTCATTAAACCCGTGCCTTATGGCCTTACCCGCCAGTTGCTGATAGAATGGTCTGCCCTGAATCCTGTATATTCAAAAGTAGGCAGGAACATAACCGGTCAAACCTCTCCGGACTATGTGATTACGGCCGCACAGGTACTATTATCCCGCGCAGAAGCAGCAACATTAGGCTGGACGGCCGAAAACGCCGGGCAGTTGTACAACGATGCTATCAAGGCTTCCTGGGAACAATGGGGCGTTTTCACACAGGCGGCGTATGATGCCTACATTGCCAATCCAAAAACATCCTGGGCAGCCGGGGAAACTCCCCGCAAGCTGGGCACCCAGAAATGGATAGCGCTGTATCCCAATGGCTGGGAAGGATGGGCGGAATGGAGAAGAAGTGGTTTCCCCGCGTTGAAACCAACTATTTATGCCGTGAATTCAAGTAAACAGATTCCCCGCAGATATGCATACCCGGTAAATGAGGCCACCCTGAACGAGCCAGCCTATAAAGAAGCTGTTGCACGCCAGGGTGCAGATACCCACGATACCCGTGTCTGGTGGGATAAACAATGA
- a CDS encoding aspartate kinase — protein sequence MKVLKFGGTSVGKPERMHAVAKLITADNDAKIVVLSALSGTTNSLVEISQSLAEGKKDVAKQQIDKLEAHYRTFCEELVKSDAGRQKAKAIVDEHFEFLNIILRISFNEALNKDILAQGELLSTKLFCAYLEDAGIKAVLLPALEFMSIDEFEEPEIPRMKVRLSALIEQEKGHTLFITQGYICRNARGEIDNLKRGGSDYSASLIGAAIQASEIQIWTDIDGMHNNDPRVVKKTFPIDQLSFDEAAELAYFGAKILHPASIWPAQHFNIPVKLLNTMQPEAKGTIITEMPDGNGAKAIAAKDGIIAIKIKSSRMLLAYGFLRKIFEVFEKYRTPIDMITTSEVAVSITIDDKKHLEQILKELQPFGSVELDHHQAIVSIVGNEVAATPSIIKKLFESLEEVPLRMISYGGSRHNISILVGGQYKEQTLRLLNKGLFNLD from the coding sequence ATGAAAGTCTTGAAATTTGGCGGAACCTCGGTTGGAAAACCAGAGCGTATGCATGCCGTAGCGAAATTGATAACAGCGGATAACGATGCCAAGATTGTGGTATTATCCGCCTTATCTGGCACAACCAATTCCCTCGTTGAGATCAGTCAATCGCTCGCAGAAGGAAAGAAGGACGTGGCTAAACAGCAGATCGATAAGCTGGAAGCACACTACCGTACTTTCTGTGAAGAATTGGTGAAAAGTGATGCCGGCCGCCAAAAGGCTAAAGCCATCGTAGACGAACATTTTGAGTTCCTCAACATCATCCTCCGCATCTCTTTCAACGAAGCGTTGAATAAAGATATCCTAGCACAGGGTGAACTGCTCTCTACCAAACTCTTCTGCGCTTACCTGGAAGATGCCGGTATCAAAGCTGTTCTGCTCCCCGCCCTGGAATTCATGAGCATAGACGAGTTTGAAGAACCTGAGATCCCACGCATGAAAGTGCGCCTCAGTGCTTTGATCGAACAGGAAAAAGGGCATACCCTCTTCATCACGCAAGGATACATCTGTCGCAATGCGCGTGGTGAAATTGATAACCTCAAGAGAGGTGGCAGCGATTACTCTGCATCCCTGATCGGCGCCGCTATCCAGGCTTCTGAAATCCAGATCTGGACGGACATCGATGGGATGCATAATAACGATCCCCGTGTTGTAAAGAAAACTTTCCCCATCGATCAGCTCTCTTTTGACGAGGCAGCCGAGCTGGCTTACTTTGGCGCCAAGATCCTGCACCCTGCATCTATCTGGCCTGCACAGCATTTTAATATTCCTGTTAAATTGCTCAACACCATGCAGCCGGAAGCAAAAGGTACCATCATCACGGAAATGCCGGATGGTAACGGTGCAAAAGCGATCGCTGCAAAAGATGGTATCATCGCTATCAAGATCAAGAGCAGCCGTATGCTGCTGGCCTACGGTTTCCTCCGTAAGATCTTTGAAGTGTTTGAAAAATACCGCACACCTATCGATATGATCACTACTTCCGAAGTAGCTGTTTCTATCACCATCGATGATAAAAAACACCTGGAGCAGATCCTGAAAGAACTGCAGCCCTTTGGTTCCGTGGAACTGGACCATCACCAGGCGATCGTTTCTATCGTAGGGAACGAAGTAGCCGCTACACCTTCCATCATCAAGAAATTGTTTGAATCACTGGAAGAAGTGCCTTTACGCATGATCTCCTATGGTGGCAGCAGGCATAATATTTCCATCCTCGTAGGCGGACAGTATAAGGAACAAACCTTACGCTTACTCAATAAAGGATTATTTAATCTTGATTAA
- a CDS encoding DUF3467 domain-containing protein translates to MENQDEQQQLNIELTEEIADGTYANLAIITHSPSEFVVDFINVMPGLPKAKVKSRIILTPQHAKRLMKALADNVKKYESQHGTIQDQEPVSSIPMNFGGPTAQA, encoded by the coding sequence ATGGAAAATCAGGACGAGCAGCAGCAGTTGAACATAGAGCTGACCGAAGAAATTGCAGACGGAACTTACGCCAACCTGGCTATAATTACCCACTCCCCGTCTGAGTTTGTGGTAGATTTTATTAATGTGATGCCTGGTTTACCCAAAGCGAAAGTAAAATCAAGGATCATCCTCACGCCACAACATGCCAAAAGGCTGATGAAGGCACTGGCGGATAATGTTAAGAAATACGAATCGCAGCATGGTACCATTCAGGACCAGGAGCCGGTTTCATCTATTCCCATGAATTTCGGAGGGCCAACAGCGCAAGCATAA
- a CDS encoding SusC/RagA family TonB-linked outer membrane protein, translating to MKKALLLCTIPMVTVSLAFAQQRQVTGKVAGDDGSPISFATIQIKGTTTGTTSDQNGNFKLNVSGNNVVLIFRSVGYALKEVPVGSSSELAVTLITDNKSLQEVVVTALGIKRSQKSVSYSVQQINADKLTQTRETNISTALAGKIAGVQIQGQSGAKIGEGAVIRLRGAGSLMDKNPLFVLDGTPISPEDINMDDVESVSVLKGPTATALYGQRADAGVVIVTTKKGKLQSGIGLEINQTTTFDRVYLIPDYQNRYSGGGNAELTQYKWAAGQPEEWKALDGKYYHDYSDDASWGPEMKGQEYIPWYAWYPGANFGKTASLTPQKNNVKDFYRTGLSLNNNVQFSQGGDNYTVRVSFTNLQRSGVMPGTSLDKNSISTQNSFNLGKHFTIASNIFYTTEKLKGEFVDGYSNNSTGSFNQWFHRDLDMKKMKELRDLRSPQGALGSWNHNNPESYSAANPKAFYGPNYWYNPFSYFDNVDNQANRNRLIGDINLTYKLNDHFRIAGFLRRNELNTSFENKTPYILEVSANQTGVKQSYATRQTFAREDNYEVLATYNNKFFNDLSVDLNIGGNVRKNTTSFIAANTNQGLTVPNLFALSNSVDPISYSNTRTRKTVRSAYGRGTLGWKEAFFVDFSIRNDISSALPKDNNSYWYPSVGASIVFSEFLKESFPALTFGKVRASWAQIGSDLDPYGLDLLYTLGQNPFGPGNSVMTTPNIQPNDGILPSLSSSGELGLDLKFFNNRVGASFTYYHEDKRNEILDVNISNASGFLSKTINAGSVVRSGVEVQLNGTPVASKNFNWETIVNFSKGTSKVVKLAPNLSTYTLPNTDRGGAAPAFTAVQVVHSVDNQEWGQLRGNGIKRNEAGVPILKADGTFEMAPNLYFGSVLPEFTGGWFNTFTYKDITLSAVIDFQKGGKYFSLSDFWGSFSGLMAKTAVNNDKGKPVRDPVADGGGVNVSGVDADGKPVKMYVDAQLYWHQFRTNSNMAEMSVYDASFIKLREVSLGYNFPVAKMAKKIFTRANISVVARNVLMIYADEKGFDPSELSGRFGENGQMPGVRSIGINLRLGF from the coding sequence ATGAAAAAAGCGTTACTTCTATGCACCATACCGATGGTGACAGTCAGCCTGGCGTTTGCACAACAACGCCAGGTGACAGGGAAAGTGGCAGGTGACGACGGCTCACCGATCTCATTTGCCACCATCCAGATTAAGGGAACCACAACGGGAACCACCTCTGACCAAAACGGAAATTTCAAACTGAATGTTTCGGGTAACAACGTAGTACTGATCTTCAGAAGCGTAGGCTACGCACTCAAAGAAGTACCTGTTGGCAGCAGCTCCGAACTCGCTGTTACATTGATCACAGACAACAAAAGCCTCCAGGAAGTAGTAGTAACGGCACTCGGTATCAAACGCTCACAAAAATCTGTTTCCTATTCCGTGCAACAGATCAATGCAGACAAGCTCACACAAACACGGGAAACTAACATCAGCACGGCTTTGGCTGGCAAGATCGCGGGAGTGCAGATCCAGGGCCAATCCGGAGCAAAGATCGGGGAAGGTGCCGTGATCCGTTTAAGAGGCGCCGGCTCTCTGATGGATAAAAATCCATTGTTCGTATTGGATGGTACGCCTATCAGTCCGGAAGACATCAACATGGATGACGTAGAAAGTGTTTCCGTCCTCAAAGGCCCCACCGCCACCGCATTGTACGGCCAGCGTGCAGATGCAGGCGTAGTGATCGTTACCACCAAAAAAGGGAAATTGCAATCCGGCATCGGCCTGGAAATAAACCAAACCACCACATTCGATCGGGTGTATCTCATCCCGGATTACCAGAACAGGTATTCAGGCGGAGGGAATGCTGAACTCACACAATACAAATGGGCAGCAGGCCAGCCGGAAGAATGGAAGGCATTGGACGGAAAGTATTATCACGACTATTCCGACGATGCCAGCTGGGGACCTGAAATGAAAGGCCAGGAATATATTCCCTGGTACGCCTGGTATCCTGGTGCCAACTTTGGTAAAACAGCATCCCTCACCCCTCAGAAAAATAACGTCAAAGATTTCTACAGGACCGGCCTTTCACTCAATAACAATGTACAGTTCAGCCAGGGCGGCGATAATTACACTGTGAGGGTATCGTTCACCAACCTGCAACGTTCTGGTGTAATGCCCGGAACCAGTTTGGATAAGAACAGTATCTCCACACAGAACTCATTTAACCTCGGTAAACATTTCACTATCGCATCCAATATTTTCTACACCACTGAAAAGTTAAAAGGGGAGTTTGTGGATGGATATTCCAATAACTCTACAGGATCATTCAACCAGTGGTTTCACCGGGACCTGGATATGAAGAAAATGAAAGAGCTGAGAGACCTCCGTTCTCCGCAAGGTGCGCTGGGAAGCTGGAATCACAATAACCCCGAATCATATTCCGCAGCCAATCCCAAAGCTTTCTATGGGCCTAACTACTGGTATAATCCATTCAGTTACTTTGATAATGTGGATAACCAGGCAAACAGGAACCGCCTGATCGGAGATATCAACCTTACCTATAAGCTCAACGATCACTTCAGGATTGCAGGGTTCTTAAGAAGGAATGAACTGAATACCAGTTTTGAAAATAAAACCCCCTACATCCTGGAAGTGAGCGCTAACCAAACTGGCGTAAAACAGAGTTATGCTACAAGGCAAACTTTTGCCCGTGAGGATAACTATGAAGTACTGGCCACCTACAATAATAAATTCTTTAATGATCTCTCCGTAGATCTGAACATCGGCGGAAACGTAAGAAAGAACACCACTTCCTTTATTGCCGCAAATACGAACCAGGGTTTAACTGTACCCAATCTTTTTGCATTGAGCAATTCTGTTGATCCTATCAGTTATTCAAATACCCGCACCCGCAAAACTGTAAGAAGTGCTTACGGAAGAGGTACACTGGGCTGGAAGGAAGCGTTCTTCGTAGACTTCTCTATCCGGAACGATATCAGCTCTGCATTGCCTAAGGATAATAACTCCTACTGGTATCCCTCCGTGGGCGCCAGTATTGTATTCAGTGAATTCCTGAAAGAAAGTTTCCCCGCACTTACCTTTGGTAAAGTAAGGGCCAGCTGGGCGCAGATAGGATCTGACCTGGACCCTTATGGCCTGGACCTGTTGTATACTTTAGGGCAGAACCCATTCGGCCCGGGTAACTCTGTTATGACCACGCCGAATATCCAACCGAATGATGGCATCCTGCCTTCTCTTTCCTCTTCAGGAGAACTGGGCCTTGACCTGAAATTCTTTAACAACCGCGTGGGCGCCAGCTTCACCTATTATCACGAGGATAAAAGGAATGAGATCCTGGATGTAAATATTTCTAACGCCAGCGGATTTTTATCTAAGACCATCAATGCCGGGAGTGTTGTAAGAAGTGGTGTTGAAGTACAATTGAATGGTACACCTGTTGCCAGCAAGAACTTCAACTGGGAAACCATCGTGAACTTTTCAAAAGGCACTTCCAAAGTAGTAAAACTGGCTCCCAATCTCAGTACCTATACCCTGCCCAATACGGATAGAGGTGGCGCAGCTCCTGCATTTACAGCAGTACAGGTTGTGCATTCTGTGGACAACCAGGAATGGGGACAGTTACGTGGCAATGGTATCAAACGCAATGAAGCAGGTGTGCCCATCTTAAAAGCAGATGGTACATTCGAGATGGCGCCCAATCTCTATTTCGGTTCTGTGTTGCCGGAATTCACCGGGGGATGGTTCAATACCTTCACCTACAAAGACATTACGCTGAGCGCGGTGATCGATTTCCAGAAAGGGGGTAAATACTTCTCCCTGTCTGATTTCTGGGGTTCATTCTCCGGGCTGATGGCTAAAACTGCAGTTAATAACGATAAAGGGAAACCTGTACGGGACCCGGTTGCCGATGGCGGTGGTGTGAATGTATCTGGTGTTGATGCAGATGGCAAACCGGTAAAGATGTATGTAGATGCACAGTTATACTGGCACCAGTTCCGTACTAATTCCAACATGGCTGAAATGTCTGTTTACGATGCATCTTTCATCAAACTGCGGGAAGTATCGTTGGGGTATAATTTCCCGGTAGCTAAAATGGCCAAAAAGATCTTCACACGGGCTAACATTTCAGTAGTAGCCAGGAATGTATTAATGATCTACGCAGATGAAAAAGGATTCGATCCATCTGAGCTCTCTGGCCGCTTCGGTGAAAATGGTCAGATGCCGGGTGTACGTTCCATTGGTATTAATCTCAGGTTAGGATTCTAA
- a CDS encoding DNA polymerase III subunit alpha, with amino-acid sequence MYLNCKTWFSLRYGTIRTDELAALAQQCGITSLALTNINATTDAWMFIQECMQRDIKPILGLECRNGATFRYVILARNMEGWLEINRFLSHHLQNETPFPESAPFLPHTFVIYAWGSRPLQNLAEHELMGVRPREVNKLFRFDTKKWAHKLVVLQPLTFQDPEARQLHRVLRAVDNNLLISQLPPEEVAGVDECFISPQRLLEHFKELPDIVKNTLTIMEACEIHFRFGNHLNKQRFTDSREGDRELLRSEAMRGMIYRYGPDNKEAKERVEKELQIIDQQDFNAYFLITWDIVRYARNRGFFHVGRGSGANSVIAYCMEITNVDPIELDLYFERFLNPHRTSPPDFDIDFSWRDRDEVIKYVFDKYTTEHAALLGTVTTFQTNAIVRELGKVYGLPKKEMDKILENPYQVKLGEDGVHQRIIQYGRKLDRFPNHLSIHAGGILISDAPIHQYCATHMPPKGFSTAQLDMHMAEAIGLFKFDILSQRGLGHIRDTMDLIRENKGVEVDINDVKTFMENEDVKNALRTVNTIGCFYIESPAMRQLLLKLKCDDYITLVAASSIIRPGVAQAGMMRQYVLNFHAPDKVKYLHPIMKSLLGETYGVMVYQEDVIKVAHHFADMDLADADILRRAMAGKYRGQNNFEKIKKLFFDNCARIGHPEEISQEVWRQIASFANFSFSKAHSASFAVESYQSLYLKTFFPAEFMVAVINNFGGFYNRELYFRELQKTGVSLFPPCINNSDYATNIKGRQVFVGFIHVERLEQAWMERVLLDRKHNGLYSSLEHFVERTNPGAEQLEILIRIGAFNFTGYTKKELLWKSSVLLKTAPPDEHKPRLFSEPSRNWDLPMLAYRQHEDAFDEIELLGFPLCSPFDILEHDHRRYMPARDFSQNPGRHVHTIGYLVCLKHVYTSKNEPMCFGTFLDKEGEFMDTVHFPDSLRQYPFMKSGFYIMEGRVMEEFGVYTLDVHVMRKIGYFEDKAPGAPVRMMAR; translated from the coding sequence ATGTACCTGAATTGCAAAACCTGGTTTAGCCTTCGCTATGGCACGATCAGAACAGATGAATTAGCAGCATTGGCACAACAGTGCGGGATCACCTCCCTGGCGCTCACTAATATCAATGCCACTACAGATGCGTGGATGTTCATACAGGAATGTATGCAGCGGGACATTAAACCTATCCTTGGGCTGGAATGCAGGAACGGCGCCACCTTCCGTTATGTGATCCTGGCCCGCAATATGGAGGGCTGGCTGGAGATCAACCGTTTCCTGTCCCATCATCTGCAAAATGAAACGCCCTTTCCCGAGAGCGCCCCTTTTCTCCCGCATACATTTGTGATCTACGCATGGGGAAGCCGTCCGCTGCAAAATCTTGCTGAACATGAACTGATGGGCGTACGGCCAAGAGAAGTGAATAAGCTCTTCCGTTTCGATACCAAAAAATGGGCACATAAGCTCGTGGTATTACAACCACTCACTTTCCAGGACCCGGAAGCACGGCAACTGCACCGGGTATTAAGGGCGGTGGACAATAACCTGCTCATTAGTCAACTGCCACCGGAAGAAGTAGCGGGTGTGGATGAATGTTTTATTTCGCCACAGCGGTTACTCGAACATTTTAAGGAATTGCCGGATATAGTAAAGAACACTTTAACTATTATGGAAGCCTGTGAGATCCATTTCCGGTTCGGCAATCATCTAAATAAACAACGCTTTACAGATAGCCGGGAAGGAGACCGGGAACTATTGCGAAGTGAAGCCATGCGAGGCATGATCTACCGTTACGGCCCTGATAATAAAGAGGCGAAGGAAAGAGTGGAAAAGGAATTGCAGATCATTGACCAACAGGATTTCAATGCTTATTTCCTTATCACCTGGGACATTGTGCGTTATGCGAGGAACAGGGGCTTTTTCCATGTAGGGCGCGGAAGCGGTGCCAATTCTGTGATCGCGTATTGCATGGAGATCACGAATGTGGATCCGATTGAACTGGACCTTTATTTCGAACGTTTCCTCAATCCGCACCGTACCTCTCCTCCGGATTTTGATATTGATTTTTCCTGGCGGGACAGGGATGAAGTGATCAAATATGTTTTCGATAAATACACAACAGAACACGCTGCCCTGTTAGGCACGGTTACTACATTCCAAACAAACGCTATCGTAAGGGAATTGGGCAAGGTATACGGATTGCCTAAAAAAGAGATGGACAAGATCCTTGAGAACCCTTACCAGGTGAAACTAGGGGAAGACGGCGTGCATCAGCGTATCATTCAATACGGCAGGAAGCTGGACCGTTTTCCCAATCACCTCAGCATTCACGCAGGCGGCATCCTGATCAGTGATGCGCCCATCCATCAATATTGCGCCACACATATGCCGCCAAAAGGATTCAGTACCGCACAACTGGATATGCACATGGCAGAGGCTATCGGCCTATTCAAATTTGATATCCTGAGCCAGCGCGGGTTGGGGCATATCAGGGATACCATGGACCTTATCCGTGAAAACAAAGGTGTAGAGGTAGATATCAATGATGTGAAAACCTTCATGGAAAATGAGGATGTAAAAAATGCCCTGAGAACAGTGAACACCATTGGTTGTTTTTACATAGAATCTCCCGCCATGCGGCAACTGCTGCTGAAACTGAAATGTGATGACTACATCACCCTGGTGGCTGCAAGCTCCATTATCCGGCCGGGTGTTGCGCAGGCTGGTATGATGCGGCAATATGTACTGAACTTCCATGCGCCGGATAAGGTGAAATACCTTCACCCTATCATGAAATCCTTATTAGGAGAAACCTATGGCGTAATGGTGTACCAGGAAGATGTGATCAAAGTAGCGCATCATTTTGCAGATATGGACCTTGCCGACGCAGATATTTTAAGAAGAGCGATGGCAGGTAAATACCGGGGGCAGAACAATTTTGAGAAGATCAAAAAACTGTTCTTTGATAACTGCGCCAGGATTGGGCATCCTGAAGAGATAAGCCAGGAGGTATGGCGGCAGATAGCGAGCTTCGCGAACTTCTCTTTTTCAAAAGCGCATTCCGCCAGTTTTGCGGTGGAGAGTTACCAGAGCTTATACCTGAAAACATTTTTCCCGGCGGAATTTATGGTGGCGGTGATCAATAACTTCGGCGGGTTCTATAACCGCGAATTGTACTTCCGGGAATTGCAGAAAACAGGTGTTAGCCTATTTCCTCCCTGCATCAATAACAGTGATTACGCTACCAATATCAAAGGCCGGCAGGTGTTTGTAGGATTCATTCATGTAGAAAGGCTGGAACAGGCATGGATGGAACGTGTACTCCTGGACCGCAAACATAACGGGCTTTACAGCAGTCTCGAACATTTTGTGGAAAGAACTAATCCCGGAGCGGAACAACTGGAGATCCTTATCCGTATCGGTGCCTTTAACTTTACCGGCTATACCAAAAAAGAATTGCTCTGGAAGAGTTCTGTTTTACTGAAAACGGCGCCGCCGGATGAACATAAACCCCGCCTGTTTTCAGAGCCTTCCCGCAACTGGGACCTCCCCATGCTCGCCTATCGCCAGCATGAAGATGCTTTCGATGAAATAGAATTACTGGGATTTCCATTGTGTTCCCCATTCGACATACTGGAACATGACCATCGCAGATATATGCCTGCCAGGGATTTTTCGCAGAACCCTGGAAGGCATGTGCATACGATCGGTTACCTGGTATGTTTAAAACATGTATACACCAGTAAAAACGAACCCATGTGTTTTGGTACTTTCCTGGACAAGGAAGGTGAATTCATGGACACCGTACATTTTCCGGACAGCCTGCGGCAATATCCTTTTATGAAAAGTGGTTTTTATATTATGGAAGGCCGGGTAATGGAGGAATTTGGGGTGTATACCTTAGATGTACATGTGATGCGGAAGATCGGGTACTTTGAGGATAAGGCTCCTGGTGCCCCCGTACGGATGATGGCGAGGTAG